The Nicotiana tomentosiformis chromosome 2, ASM39032v3, whole genome shotgun sequence genome includes the window GTGTTAATGACTGAGATCTAAATTTAATATGTGTACATGTATAATGAATTTATTTAATACACTGTTTGAGCAAAAGTTGATTTGGTGTTGGCAACAGACCTATCAAAAGCGTTATCAGTACAGGCATTAATGCCAACATAAACGATGCTATCTTCATAATAAAACCTCTTTCACAACATCAGAAATTTCTCCTGCAAGTTTACAAACCTTTAAAGAAAAGGCTATATATTATAGAGGAACTTAGGACTCCTTGCTTGTATGCCAGATTATTAGTAGAAAAGATGATCAAGGTGGTATCATAAGCTGAAGACGAAAAATAATAGATTCCCATTTTCATGAACAGATCCCTTGTAACGAAGACCATTCCGCTGGCTGCTACCAAATTGAGAGTACGACGAAGAGAAGTGACAGACGACAAAGCAAGAAAAGAGAACTTTGCATGACTCATGTTTTCCCTACCCTAAAGAAAAAAAGGAACACTCAATTAGATCAAGACTAACTTTGTCACAAATCTTGAACCGACGATATTACTTCGGAAAAGAGTCAAAGGAAACATTTTTATTTGCTTGTTATTGATAAATGATACAGCAAACCTTAAAAGGATGGATAGAAACTCCCACTTTAATTTACAACTAGGAAATGAGTTTTGTCCAAGTATGTCTTGTATCGAATTGGACAAATTTCAGACTGTTGTGGCTGAAGCATATCAATTTTGAGCTGCCTTCACTTTCTCGATCAAATCAGCAGCATCTTGGACAGTGGCAATGTTCTGAGCTCCCTCTTCTCCAATTGACACTTCAAATTTCTCTTCTAAAGCCATCATTATTTCGACCTATTCAATTTTAGAGTAACTTAACATTAGATTAGCGACATTGTACGTTAAGTAAAAGCAACTAACTTATGTAAAGTAAATCTACTGTCAATGTGGATATGTTGTAGTAGGGTAATCTACTTTATTCTCCATATTACTGATAATCCCACTCTTTATGTATAGCTCTTTTAATGAtctgataatataataaaaattcttTTACACCGTCAGAATATAAAAGTGAAACTCTATATTAAACTTGTAGAACATACGTACAGTGTCAAGGGAATCAGCACCCAAATCAGCAAACTTAGTTTGAGGAGTCACTGTGCTCTCATCAATGGAAAGCTGCTTGGCAATTGTGCTTTGGACAATATCCAAAGTTTCAGGTTGAGCCTGTTGGAAATGATGCATGCGAAATACCATTTCTTTTAATTGTTTAGTGTTAGAGAAAACTGAAAAGCTAAAGAAATTCGTTTCGCAGAAAATAAACTCAGTGTCTTACAATTGAGCATGAAATTTGATTCTTGAAACCATGGGAgaatttgggtgattttgttgcTGCTCCGGAGATTTGAATGCTTGGCACAAGTCTAAGCCCACTTACTTTTGAACCAAACTGCGAggttatttaaaaataaaaataaaaaggtacTGGCAATTCTTAGGAGTAATAGGATAAATAGGGGTCATCTTTGGTTCGACCGACCCGCTCGACCATAATAGATTATTTTGGGGAGGGATTTCTAAGCTATAAAAATTAAGGAAGAGTAGGTTTTGATATAATAATGGATTTAAAATTTAATCAGTGGGTGCGAAATACTACTACATCATTATTCTTTAGGGGGATAAGATTAGTAACTTGAAAAGTAATAGTAAAACTTCCATGCTATACCCTGTTAAAaagcaacaataatatttttctttacaaTATCAGTATATATAATTAGTTAAATCCATTTTAAGTAAAAATGGATGAAAATAGAGAGCACAAAATTAGGTGGACTTACATTTTTGCCAAGGTTGAATTGCCTAACGTGGCATTGTGTTTTAGTAGAACTGTAAAGAAGGGTGGCAGAAGGACCTGCTGATGTAGAAACAAGGGAAGCCATGTGAAGAGATATTGGgttaaaggaaaaaaaaactatAAAAGAGATTTAATTTCTATTATATTTGCTTGTGACCGAACTGCTTTAGTTTGTTCCAAATTTATATACTGAAAACGGAAAACTTGCATCATATATATACCTGTTTTGTACTGGGGTCTTTGGCACTACTTGAATTGGATGGCGATCTTAACAAAACTTTTAGCGTTTTTGCCAGTTAAAGTGGCGGTCCACACTATGCTTCTTGTTTTTGAGTGCTAGTAATCTCCAAAACAACATACCAGACCGGATTCTAATTTTTTTCGCTTGTGGGCATATAAGTGTTTACCCGTAAAAaagtacagttaaatttataatgTGGTTTATAAATaagcgaatcgatttgacccAAAAGTAATAACTAAATGAAAACAAAGATAAGATTatcaaatgaaattaaaggaG containing:
- the LOC104119581 gene encoding acyl carrier protein 1, chloroplastic-like; its protein translation is MASLVSTSAGPSATLLYSSTKTQCHVRQFNLGKNFGSKVSGLRLVPSIQISGAATKSPKFSHGFKNQISCSIAQPETLDIVQSTIAKQLSIDESTVTPQTKFADLGADSLDTVEIMMALEEKFEVSIGEEGAQNIATVQDAADLIEKVKAAQN